In Citrus sinensis cultivar Valencia sweet orange chromosome 2, DVS_A1.0, whole genome shotgun sequence, a single genomic region encodes these proteins:
- the LOC102629721 gene encoding external alternative NAD(P)H-ubiquinone oxidoreductase B2, mitochondrial, giving the protein MRGYTFYERVSRAFHDYSSLSKLIVISTVGGGSLIAYSEANASSDAYSVAPPEMGIKKKKVVVLGTGWAGTSFLKNLNNPSYDVQVISPRNYFAFTPLLPSVTCGTVEARSIVEPVRNIVRKKNVDICFWEAECFKIDAENKKVYCRSSQNTNLNGKEEFCMDYDYLVIAMGARANTFNTPGVEENCNFLKEVEDAQRIRRNVIESFEKASLPNLSDEERKRILHFVIVGGGPTGVEFAAELHDFVDEDLFKLYPKVKDSVKITLLEAADHILNMFDKRITAFAEEKFSRDGIDVKLGSMVVKVTDKEIFTKVRGNGETSSMPYGMVVWSTGIAPHAIIKDFMKQVGQTNRRALATDEWLRVEGSDSIYALGDCATVNQRRVMEDIAAIFSKADKDNSGTLTVKEFQEVIKDICERYPQVELYLKNKKMGDFGDLLKEAKGDVAQDAVELNIEEFKKALSEVDSQMKNLPATAQVAAQQGKYLAKCFNRMEEAEKNPEGPLRFRGTGRHRFQPFRYQHLGQFAPLGGEQTAAQLPWDWVSIGRSSQWLWYSVYTSKLVSWRTRALVVSDWTRRFIFGRDSSGI; this is encoded by the exons ATGCGAGGCTATACGTTCTACGAAAGAGTTTCGAGAGCTTTCCATGATTATTCTTCACTTTCTAAGTTGATTGTGATTTCCACCGTCGG TGGCGGCAGCCTTATTGCTTATTCTGAGGCAAATGCATCCAGTGATGCATATTCTGTTGCTCCACCTGAGATGggaattaagaaaaagaaggttGTGGTGCTTGGCACTGGCTGGGCCGGAACAAGTTTCTTGAAGAATCTCAACAATCCCTCGTATGATGTTCAAGTGATATCACCTCGTAATTACTTTGCATTTACCCCTTTGCTTCCCAGTGTTACTTGTGGCACTGTGGAAGCTCGCAGTATTGTTGAACCAGTTCGTAACATTGTTAGGAAG AAAAATGTTGACATTTGTTTCTGGGAAGCTGAATGTTTCAAGATTGATGCAGAAAATAAGAAAGTATATTGTCGATCTAGTCAAAATACCAATCTGAATGGCAAAGAAGAATTTTGTATGGACTATGACTACCTTGTAATAGCCATGGGTGCTCGTGCTAACACATTCAATACACCTGGAGTAGAGGAGAATTGTAACTTCTTGAAG GAAGTTGAAGATGCCCAGAGAATACGTAGGAATGTCATTGAATCCTTTGAGAAGGCTAGCCTCCCTAACCTAAGTGACgaagagagaaagaggatTCTTCATTTTGTGATTGTTGGTGGTGGCCCAACAGGTGTGGAGTTTGCTGCGGAGCTTCATGATTTTGTAGATGAGGATTTATTTAAGCTCTATCCTAAGGTCAAGGATTCAGTGAAAATAACACTTCTGGAGGCAGCAGACCATATCCTCAACAT GTTTGACAAAAGAATCACAGCTTTTGCTGAAGAGAAGTTCTCCAGAGATGGAATTGACGTAAAACTGGGATCAATGGTCGTGAAAGTGACTGACAAAGAAATTTTCACCAAAGTACGAGGAAATGGAGAAACTTCTTCTATGCCATATGGAATGGTTGTCTGGTCAACCGGCATTGCACCTCATGCTATTATAAAGGATTTTATGAAGCAAGTTGGTCAG ACTAATAGGCGTGCTTTGGCAACTGATGAATGGCTGCGGGTTGAGGGATCTGATAGCATTTATGCACTTGGTGATTGCGCAACAGTTAACCAGCGCAGAGTCATG GAAGATATTGCAGCTATATTTAGCAAGGCAGATAAGGACAATTCTGGAACGCTTACTGTCAAAGAATTTCAAGAAGTCATTAAGGACATTTGTGAGCGGTACCCTCAAGTGGAGCTGTATTTGAAGAATAAGAAGATGGGTGATTTTGGTGATTTATTGAAAGAGGCCAAAGGGGATGTTGCCCAAGATGCTGTCGAGTTGaacattgaagaatttaagAAAGCTCTTTCCGAAGTGGATTCTCAGATGAAAAATCTCCCGGCAACAGCACAG GTTGCAGCTCAGCAAGGCAAATATCTTGCCAAGTGTTTCAACCGCATGGAAGAAGCTGAAAAGAATCCAGAAGGTCCTCTCAGGTTCAGGGGAACAGGTCGCCATCGGTTTCAGCCATTTAG GTATCAGCACTTGGGACAATTTGCTCCACTTGGAGGAGAGCAAACTGCGGCACAACTTCCTTGGGATTGGGTTTCAATTGGCAGGAGCTCACAATGGCTTTGGTATTCTGTCTACACAAG CAAGCTAGTGAGCTGGCGTACAAGGGCTTTGGTTGTATCGGATTGGACGAGGCGTTTCATCTTCGGGAGAGATTCAAGTGGAATTTGA